The following proteins come from a genomic window of Lycium ferocissimum isolate CSIRO_LF1 chromosome 4, AGI_CSIRO_Lferr_CH_V1, whole genome shotgun sequence:
- the LOC132052320 gene encoding probable serine/threonine-protein kinase SIS8 isoform X3 produces the protein MEHSDSASISGTDGAASDAVQRDSESSNSRDPGIEEEYQIQLALELSAKEDPEAVQIEAVKQISLGSSAPKNAPAEVVAYRYWNYNALSYDDKILDGFYDLYGVLMESNSSKMPSLIDLQRAEVSDHVSWEAILVSKAADSKLLKLEQRALEIAVEERSKLIDFSDSCLVQKLAVLVSDHMGGPVVDPESMLLAWRSLSYNLKATLGSMVLHLGSLTIGLARHRALLFKVLADSVGIPCRLVKGKQYTGSDDVAMNYVKIDGREYIVDLMAAPGTIIPSDTCGVHRDCEESILSISPSSKDVDSHPGSFSSGIASSLEDHSDYGTADKRSRFAESTIAENESPSYVNSEQQIKAEKEYYNTFHDFTNALNTKEQGQETSSGAGHARSAFTHARSPSWTEGVSSPAVRRMKVKDASQYMIDAAKENPQLAQKLHNVLLESGVIAPPNLFAEIYSDQLDVEGKSRIEEIESKETDGFQKIRDQSDMNRARFLPPLPYHGPHSRGNAHGPLEPQPDVREVGGQHAPLKHKKKMPVAAAAAAAAAVVASSMVAAAAKTTNSHTDLPVAAAATATATAAAVVATTVAVGKQYEALGDTERVDGDADTAINEQQGSGHSEGERISDRSSGSAKSDVTFDDVADCEIPWEDITLGERIGLGSYGEVYRGEWHGTEVAVKKFLDQDITGESLEEFRSEVRIMKRLRHPNVVLFMGAVTRSPHLSIVTEFLHRGSLYRLLHRPNNQLDERRRLRMALDAARGMNYLHNCTPVIVHRDLKSPNLLVDRNCVVKVCDFGLSRMKNSTFLSSRSTAGTAEWMAPEVLRNEPSNEKCDVYSFGVILWELCTLQQPWGGMNPMQVVGAVGFQHRRLDIPEDMDPAIADIIRKCWQTDPKLRPSFAEIMAALKPLQKPITSSHAPKPPAGRGSGKGQPSRNLENPTAEQG, from the exons ATGGAACATTCTGACTCTGCGAGTATCAGTGGCACGGATGGTGCTGCTTCAGATGCTGTACAGCGTGATTCGGAGTCTAGCAACTCGAGGGATCCTGGTATAGAGGAAGAGTATCAAATTCAGTTGGCTCTTGAGTTGAGCGCGAAGGAAGACCCTGAGGCAGTTCAAATTGAGGCTGTTAAGCAGATCAGTTTAGGCTCTTCTGCCCCAAAGAATGCTCCAGCGGAAGTTGTAGCATATCGGTACTGG AATTACAATGCTCTAAGCTATGATGACAAGATCCTGGATGGATTTTATGATCTGTATGGTGTCCTGATGGAGTCCAATTCCTCGAAAATGCCCTCCCTCATTGATCTGCAAAGAGCGGAAGTATCAGACCATGTCAGTTGGGAAGCCATCCTTGTCAGTAAAGCTGCAGACTCCAAGTTGTTGAAACTTGAACAGAGAGCTCTAGAGATTGCTGTTGAGGAGAGGTCAAAACTCATAGATTTTTCAGACAGCTGTTTGGTGCAAAAGCTTGCTGTGCTAGTTTCTGACCACATGGGGGGCCCAGTTGTGGATCCAGAGAGCATGTTGCTTGCATGGAGAAGTCTTAGTTATAATCTGAAGGCAACTCTAGGGAGTATGGTCTTGCATCTTGGTTCTTTGACCATTGGCTTGGCTCGTCATCGTGCATTGTTATTCAAG GTTTTAGCTGATAGTGTGGGGATCCCTTGCCGATTAGTAAAAGGAAAGCAGTATACCGGTTCAGATGATGTTGCAATGAACTATGTAAAGATCGATGGAAG GGAGTATATTGTTGATTTGATGGCAGCCCCCGGCACAATTATTCCATCCGACACATGTGGAGTGCATAGAGACTGTGAAGAATCTATTCTCTCTATCAGTCCATCCTCCAAAGATGTTGATTCTCATCCGGGTTCCTTCAGCAGTGGGATTGCTTCTTCATTGGAAGATCATTCAGACTATGGAACGGCAGACAAGAGATCCAGGTTTGCAGAAAGCACTATTGCAGAAAATGAATCTCCCTCTTATGTTAATTCAGAACAGCAGATAAAAGCAGAGAAAGAATATTATAATACCTTCCACGATTTTACAAATGCTCTCAATACGAAGGAGCAAGGACAGGAAACTTCTTCGGGAGCTGGTCATGCAAGATCTGCTTTTACACATGCAAGATCTCCTTCCTGGACAGAAGGTGTTAGCTCCCCAGCTGTACGCAGAATGAAAGTAAAGGATGCTTCACAGTATATGATTGATGCTGCCAAAGAAAATCCACAGCTAGCTCAAAAACTTCACAATGTTTTACTTGAAAGTGGAGTTATTGCACCACCTAACCTGTTCGCTGAAATCTATTCAGACCAATTAGATGTAGAGGGAAAATCCAGGATAGAGGAAATAGAAAGTAAAGAAACAGATGGGTTCCAGAAAATCAGGGATCAATCTGATATGAATCGAGCCCGCTTCTTACCTCCTCTGCCTTATCACGGTCCACACTCTAGAGGCAATGCACATGGACCATTGGAACCTCAGCCAGATGTGAGAGAAGTTGGTGGACAGCACGCTCCATTGAAACATAAGAAAAAAATGCCTGTTGctgccgccgccgccgccgcaGCAGCTGTTGTTGCCTCTTCGATGGTAGCTGCTGCAGCCAAGACTACTAACTCTCATACGGATCTTCCTGTAGCAGCTGCTGCCACCGCCACTGCCACAGCTGCAGCAGTGGTAGCAACAACTGTAGCCGTCGGTAAGCAATATGAGGCACTAGGAG ACACTGAAAGAGTTGATGGAGATGCAGATACTGCTATCAATGAGCAACAGGGAAGTGGTCATTCAGAGGGTGAAAGAATATCAGATAGGTCAAGCGGTAGTGCTAAATCGGATGTGACATTTGATGATGTGGCAGATTGTGAGATTCCATGGGAGGATATCACCTTGGGTGAGCGTATCGGACTTG GATCTTATGGAGAGGTCTATCGTGGAGAATGGCATGGAACT GAAGTTGCTGTGAAGAAGTTCCTGGATCAAGATATAACTGGTGAATCCCTTGAAGAGTTTAGAAGTGAG GTACGGATCATGAAACGACTCAGACATCCAAACGTTGTTCTATTCATGGGAGCTGTTACTCGTTCTCCACATCTTTCAATCGTTACGGAGTTTCTTCACAG AGGTAGTCTATACAGATTACTCCATCGACCCAACAATCAGTTAGATGAGCGCAGAAGGTTGAGGATGGCTCTTGATGCT GCTCGAGGGATGAACTATCTACACAACTGCACTCCGGTGATAGTTCATCGAGATTTGAAGTCTCCAAATCTCCTAGTAGATAGGAATTGCGTTGTGAAG GTATGTGATTTTGGACTGTCAAGAATGAAGAACagcacatttctttcttccaggTCGACTGCTGGGACG GCAGAGTGGATGGCCCCAGAAGTGCTGAGAAATGAACCTTCAAATGAAAA ATGTGATGTATATAGCTTTGGTGTCATACTATGGGAGCTCTGTACTTTGCAGCAACCATGGGGAGGAATGAACCCGATGCAAGTTGTTGGTGCTGTGGGATTTCAGCATCGCCGTCTTGACATACCAGAGGACATGGATCCGGCTATTGCAGACATTATCAGGAAATGCTGGCAAAC AGATCCAAAGTTACGGCCTTCATTTGCCGAGATTATGGCTGCTTTGAAACCACTACAAAAGCCTATTACTAGTTCACATGCCCCAAAACCACCAGCTGGCAGAGGTTCGGGAAAGGGTCAGCCATCGCGAAACTTAGAAAATCCAACTGCGGAGCAGGGCTAG
- the LOC132052320 gene encoding probable serine/threonine-protein kinase SIS8 isoform X1, with product MKNFLKKLHIGSNQTEDSEGSTSSSRSKRLSDVSSPEKLSNSRTYHGSDNKPFSAISGWLNSVTNRNNSPSHPSSSNVSRGNRMEHSDSASISGTDGAASDAVQRDSESSNSRDPGIEEEYQIQLALELSAKEDPEAVQIEAVKQISLGSSAPKNAPAEVVAYRYWNYNALSYDDKILDGFYDLYGVLMESNSSKMPSLIDLQRAEVSDHVSWEAILVSKAADSKLLKLEQRALEIAVEERSKLIDFSDSCLVQKLAVLVSDHMGGPVVDPESMLLAWRSLSYNLKATLGSMVLHLGSLTIGLARHRALLFKVLADSVGIPCRLVKGKQYTGSDDVAMNYVKIDGREYIVDLMAAPGTIIPSDTCGVHRDCEESILSISPSSKDVDSHPGSFSSGIASSLEDHSDYGTADKRSRFAESTIAENESPSYVNSEQQIKAEKEYYNTFHDFTNALNTKEQGQETSSGAGHARSAFTHARSPSWTEGVSSPAVRRMKVKDASQYMIDAAKENPQLAQKLHNVLLESGVIAPPNLFAEIYSDQLDVEGKSRIEEIESKETDGFQKIRDQSDMNRARFLPPLPYHGPHSRGNAHGPLEPQPDVREVGGQHAPLKHKKKMPVAAAAAAAAAVVASSMVAAAAKTTNSHTDLPVAAAATATATAAAVVATTVAVGKQYEALGDTERVDGDADTAINEQQGSGHSEGERISDRSSGSAKSDVTFDDVADCEIPWEDITLGERIGLGSYGEVYRGEWHGTEVAVKKFLDQDITGESLEEFRSEVRIMKRLRHPNVVLFMGAVTRSPHLSIVTEFLHRGSLYRLLHRPNNQLDERRRLRMALDAARGMNYLHNCTPVIVHRDLKSPNLLVDRNCVVKVCDFGLSRMKNSTFLSSRSTAGTAEWMAPEVLRNEPSNEKCDVYSFGVILWELCTLQQPWGGMNPMQVVGAVGFQHRRLDIPEDMDPAIADIIRKCWQTDPKLRPSFAEIMAALKPLQKPITSSHAPKPPAGRGSGKGQPSRNLENPTAEQG from the exons atgaaaaattttctCAAGAAACTTCATATTGGGTCCAATCAAACTGAGGATTCAGAAGGGTCAACATCCTCCTCAAGGAGCAAGAGATTAAGTGATGTTTCATCCCCTGAAAAGCTTTCAAACTCAAGAACCTATCATGGGTCTGACAATAAACCTTTTtcagcaatttcaggatggttAAATTCAGTTACAAATCGGAACAATAGCCCCAGTCACCCGTCTTCCTCAAATGTGAGTAGAGGGAATAGAATGGAACATTCTGACTCTGCGAGTATCAGTGGCACGGATGGTGCTGCTTCAGATGCTGTACAGCGTGATTCGGAGTCTAGCAACTCGAGGGATCCTGGTATAGAGGAAGAGTATCAAATTCAGTTGGCTCTTGAGTTGAGCGCGAAGGAAGACCCTGAGGCAGTTCAAATTGAGGCTGTTAAGCAGATCAGTTTAGGCTCTTCTGCCCCAAAGAATGCTCCAGCGGAAGTTGTAGCATATCGGTACTGG AATTACAATGCTCTAAGCTATGATGACAAGATCCTGGATGGATTTTATGATCTGTATGGTGTCCTGATGGAGTCCAATTCCTCGAAAATGCCCTCCCTCATTGATCTGCAAAGAGCGGAAGTATCAGACCATGTCAGTTGGGAAGCCATCCTTGTCAGTAAAGCTGCAGACTCCAAGTTGTTGAAACTTGAACAGAGAGCTCTAGAGATTGCTGTTGAGGAGAGGTCAAAACTCATAGATTTTTCAGACAGCTGTTTGGTGCAAAAGCTTGCTGTGCTAGTTTCTGACCACATGGGGGGCCCAGTTGTGGATCCAGAGAGCATGTTGCTTGCATGGAGAAGTCTTAGTTATAATCTGAAGGCAACTCTAGGGAGTATGGTCTTGCATCTTGGTTCTTTGACCATTGGCTTGGCTCGTCATCGTGCATTGTTATTCAAG GTTTTAGCTGATAGTGTGGGGATCCCTTGCCGATTAGTAAAAGGAAAGCAGTATACCGGTTCAGATGATGTTGCAATGAACTATGTAAAGATCGATGGAAG GGAGTATATTGTTGATTTGATGGCAGCCCCCGGCACAATTATTCCATCCGACACATGTGGAGTGCATAGAGACTGTGAAGAATCTATTCTCTCTATCAGTCCATCCTCCAAAGATGTTGATTCTCATCCGGGTTCCTTCAGCAGTGGGATTGCTTCTTCATTGGAAGATCATTCAGACTATGGAACGGCAGACAAGAGATCCAGGTTTGCAGAAAGCACTATTGCAGAAAATGAATCTCCCTCTTATGTTAATTCAGAACAGCAGATAAAAGCAGAGAAAGAATATTATAATACCTTCCACGATTTTACAAATGCTCTCAATACGAAGGAGCAAGGACAGGAAACTTCTTCGGGAGCTGGTCATGCAAGATCTGCTTTTACACATGCAAGATCTCCTTCCTGGACAGAAGGTGTTAGCTCCCCAGCTGTACGCAGAATGAAAGTAAAGGATGCTTCACAGTATATGATTGATGCTGCCAAAGAAAATCCACAGCTAGCTCAAAAACTTCACAATGTTTTACTTGAAAGTGGAGTTATTGCACCACCTAACCTGTTCGCTGAAATCTATTCAGACCAATTAGATGTAGAGGGAAAATCCAGGATAGAGGAAATAGAAAGTAAAGAAACAGATGGGTTCCAGAAAATCAGGGATCAATCTGATATGAATCGAGCCCGCTTCTTACCTCCTCTGCCTTATCACGGTCCACACTCTAGAGGCAATGCACATGGACCATTGGAACCTCAGCCAGATGTGAGAGAAGTTGGTGGACAGCACGCTCCATTGAAACATAAGAAAAAAATGCCTGTTGctgccgccgccgccgccgcaGCAGCTGTTGTTGCCTCTTCGATGGTAGCTGCTGCAGCCAAGACTACTAACTCTCATACGGATCTTCCTGTAGCAGCTGCTGCCACCGCCACTGCCACAGCTGCAGCAGTGGTAGCAACAACTGTAGCCGTCGGTAAGCAATATGAGGCACTAGGAG ACACTGAAAGAGTTGATGGAGATGCAGATACTGCTATCAATGAGCAACAGGGAAGTGGTCATTCAGAGGGTGAAAGAATATCAGATAGGTCAAGCGGTAGTGCTAAATCGGATGTGACATTTGATGATGTGGCAGATTGTGAGATTCCATGGGAGGATATCACCTTGGGTGAGCGTATCGGACTTG GATCTTATGGAGAGGTCTATCGTGGAGAATGGCATGGAACT GAAGTTGCTGTGAAGAAGTTCCTGGATCAAGATATAACTGGTGAATCCCTTGAAGAGTTTAGAAGTGAG GTACGGATCATGAAACGACTCAGACATCCAAACGTTGTTCTATTCATGGGAGCTGTTACTCGTTCTCCACATCTTTCAATCGTTACGGAGTTTCTTCACAG AGGTAGTCTATACAGATTACTCCATCGACCCAACAATCAGTTAGATGAGCGCAGAAGGTTGAGGATGGCTCTTGATGCT GCTCGAGGGATGAACTATCTACACAACTGCACTCCGGTGATAGTTCATCGAGATTTGAAGTCTCCAAATCTCCTAGTAGATAGGAATTGCGTTGTGAAG GTATGTGATTTTGGACTGTCAAGAATGAAGAACagcacatttctttcttccaggTCGACTGCTGGGACG GCAGAGTGGATGGCCCCAGAAGTGCTGAGAAATGAACCTTCAAATGAAAA ATGTGATGTATATAGCTTTGGTGTCATACTATGGGAGCTCTGTACTTTGCAGCAACCATGGGGAGGAATGAACCCGATGCAAGTTGTTGGTGCTGTGGGATTTCAGCATCGCCGTCTTGACATACCAGAGGACATGGATCCGGCTATTGCAGACATTATCAGGAAATGCTGGCAAAC AGATCCAAAGTTACGGCCTTCATTTGCCGAGATTATGGCTGCTTTGAAACCACTACAAAAGCCTATTACTAGTTCACATGCCCCAAAACCACCAGCTGGCAGAGGTTCGGGAAAGGGTCAGCCATCGCGAAACTTAGAAAATCCAACTGCGGAGCAGGGCTAG
- the LOC132052320 gene encoding probable serine/threonine-protein kinase SIS8 isoform X2: MKNFLKKLHIGSNQTEDSEGSTSSSRSKRLSDVSSPEKLSNSRTYHGSDNKPFSAISGWLNSVTNRNNSPSHPSSSNVSRGNRMEHSDSASISGTDGAASDAVQRDSESSNSRDPGIEEEYQIQLALELSAKEDPEAVQIEAVKQISLGSSAPKNAPAEVVAYRYWNYNALSYDDKILDGFYDLYGVLMESNSSKMPSLIDLQRAEVSDHVSWEAILVSKAADSKLLKLEQRALEIAVEERSKLIDFSDSCLVQKLAVLVSDHMGGPVVDPESMLLAWRSLSYNLKATLGSMVLHLGSLTIGLARHRALLFKVLADSVGIPCRLVKGKQYTGSDDVAMNYVKIDGREYIVDLMAAPGTIIPSDTCGVHRDCEESILSISPSSKDVDSHPGSFSSGIASSLEDHSDYGTADKRSRFAESTIAENESPSYVNSEQQIKAEKEYYNTFHDFTNALNTKEQGQETSSGAGHARSAFTHARSPSWTEGVSSPAVRRMKVKDASQYMIDAAKENPQLAQKLHNVLLESGVIAPPNLFAEIYSDQLDVEGKSRIEEIESKETDGFQKIRDQSDMNRARFLPPLPYHGPHSRGNAHGPLEPQPDVREVGGQHAPLKHKKKMPVAAAAAAAAAVVASSMVAAAAKTTNSHTDLPVAAAATATATAAAVVATTVAVDTERVDGDADTAINEQQGSGHSEGERISDRSSGSAKSDVTFDDVADCEIPWEDITLGERIGLGSYGEVYRGEWHGTEVAVKKFLDQDITGESLEEFRSEVRIMKRLRHPNVVLFMGAVTRSPHLSIVTEFLHRGSLYRLLHRPNNQLDERRRLRMALDAARGMNYLHNCTPVIVHRDLKSPNLLVDRNCVVKVCDFGLSRMKNSTFLSSRSTAGTAEWMAPEVLRNEPSNEKCDVYSFGVILWELCTLQQPWGGMNPMQVVGAVGFQHRRLDIPEDMDPAIADIIRKCWQTDPKLRPSFAEIMAALKPLQKPITSSHAPKPPAGRGSGKGQPSRNLENPTAEQG; this comes from the exons atgaaaaattttctCAAGAAACTTCATATTGGGTCCAATCAAACTGAGGATTCAGAAGGGTCAACATCCTCCTCAAGGAGCAAGAGATTAAGTGATGTTTCATCCCCTGAAAAGCTTTCAAACTCAAGAACCTATCATGGGTCTGACAATAAACCTTTTtcagcaatttcaggatggttAAATTCAGTTACAAATCGGAACAATAGCCCCAGTCACCCGTCTTCCTCAAATGTGAGTAGAGGGAATAGAATGGAACATTCTGACTCTGCGAGTATCAGTGGCACGGATGGTGCTGCTTCAGATGCTGTACAGCGTGATTCGGAGTCTAGCAACTCGAGGGATCCTGGTATAGAGGAAGAGTATCAAATTCAGTTGGCTCTTGAGTTGAGCGCGAAGGAAGACCCTGAGGCAGTTCAAATTGAGGCTGTTAAGCAGATCAGTTTAGGCTCTTCTGCCCCAAAGAATGCTCCAGCGGAAGTTGTAGCATATCGGTACTGG AATTACAATGCTCTAAGCTATGATGACAAGATCCTGGATGGATTTTATGATCTGTATGGTGTCCTGATGGAGTCCAATTCCTCGAAAATGCCCTCCCTCATTGATCTGCAAAGAGCGGAAGTATCAGACCATGTCAGTTGGGAAGCCATCCTTGTCAGTAAAGCTGCAGACTCCAAGTTGTTGAAACTTGAACAGAGAGCTCTAGAGATTGCTGTTGAGGAGAGGTCAAAACTCATAGATTTTTCAGACAGCTGTTTGGTGCAAAAGCTTGCTGTGCTAGTTTCTGACCACATGGGGGGCCCAGTTGTGGATCCAGAGAGCATGTTGCTTGCATGGAGAAGTCTTAGTTATAATCTGAAGGCAACTCTAGGGAGTATGGTCTTGCATCTTGGTTCTTTGACCATTGGCTTGGCTCGTCATCGTGCATTGTTATTCAAG GTTTTAGCTGATAGTGTGGGGATCCCTTGCCGATTAGTAAAAGGAAAGCAGTATACCGGTTCAGATGATGTTGCAATGAACTATGTAAAGATCGATGGAAG GGAGTATATTGTTGATTTGATGGCAGCCCCCGGCACAATTATTCCATCCGACACATGTGGAGTGCATAGAGACTGTGAAGAATCTATTCTCTCTATCAGTCCATCCTCCAAAGATGTTGATTCTCATCCGGGTTCCTTCAGCAGTGGGATTGCTTCTTCATTGGAAGATCATTCAGACTATGGAACGGCAGACAAGAGATCCAGGTTTGCAGAAAGCACTATTGCAGAAAATGAATCTCCCTCTTATGTTAATTCAGAACAGCAGATAAAAGCAGAGAAAGAATATTATAATACCTTCCACGATTTTACAAATGCTCTCAATACGAAGGAGCAAGGACAGGAAACTTCTTCGGGAGCTGGTCATGCAAGATCTGCTTTTACACATGCAAGATCTCCTTCCTGGACAGAAGGTGTTAGCTCCCCAGCTGTACGCAGAATGAAAGTAAAGGATGCTTCACAGTATATGATTGATGCTGCCAAAGAAAATCCACAGCTAGCTCAAAAACTTCACAATGTTTTACTTGAAAGTGGAGTTATTGCACCACCTAACCTGTTCGCTGAAATCTATTCAGACCAATTAGATGTAGAGGGAAAATCCAGGATAGAGGAAATAGAAAGTAAAGAAACAGATGGGTTCCAGAAAATCAGGGATCAATCTGATATGAATCGAGCCCGCTTCTTACCTCCTCTGCCTTATCACGGTCCACACTCTAGAGGCAATGCACATGGACCATTGGAACCTCAGCCAGATGTGAGAGAAGTTGGTGGACAGCACGCTCCATTGAAACATAAGAAAAAAATGCCTGTTGctgccgccgccgccgccgcaGCAGCTGTTGTTGCCTCTTCGATGGTAGCTGCTGCAGCCAAGACTACTAACTCTCATACGGATCTTCCTGTAGCAGCTGCTGCCACCGCCACTGCCACAGCTGCAGCAGTGGTAGCAACAACTGTAGCCGTCG ACACTGAAAGAGTTGATGGAGATGCAGATACTGCTATCAATGAGCAACAGGGAAGTGGTCATTCAGAGGGTGAAAGAATATCAGATAGGTCAAGCGGTAGTGCTAAATCGGATGTGACATTTGATGATGTGGCAGATTGTGAGATTCCATGGGAGGATATCACCTTGGGTGAGCGTATCGGACTTG GATCTTATGGAGAGGTCTATCGTGGAGAATGGCATGGAACT GAAGTTGCTGTGAAGAAGTTCCTGGATCAAGATATAACTGGTGAATCCCTTGAAGAGTTTAGAAGTGAG GTACGGATCATGAAACGACTCAGACATCCAAACGTTGTTCTATTCATGGGAGCTGTTACTCGTTCTCCACATCTTTCAATCGTTACGGAGTTTCTTCACAG AGGTAGTCTATACAGATTACTCCATCGACCCAACAATCAGTTAGATGAGCGCAGAAGGTTGAGGATGGCTCTTGATGCT GCTCGAGGGATGAACTATCTACACAACTGCACTCCGGTGATAGTTCATCGAGATTTGAAGTCTCCAAATCTCCTAGTAGATAGGAATTGCGTTGTGAAG GTATGTGATTTTGGACTGTCAAGAATGAAGAACagcacatttctttcttccaggTCGACTGCTGGGACG GCAGAGTGGATGGCCCCAGAAGTGCTGAGAAATGAACCTTCAAATGAAAA ATGTGATGTATATAGCTTTGGTGTCATACTATGGGAGCTCTGTACTTTGCAGCAACCATGGGGAGGAATGAACCCGATGCAAGTTGTTGGTGCTGTGGGATTTCAGCATCGCCGTCTTGACATACCAGAGGACATGGATCCGGCTATTGCAGACATTATCAGGAAATGCTGGCAAAC AGATCCAAAGTTACGGCCTTCATTTGCCGAGATTATGGCTGCTTTGAAACCACTACAAAAGCCTATTACTAGTTCACATGCCCCAAAACCACCAGCTGGCAGAGGTTCGGGAAAGGGTCAGCCATCGCGAAACTTAGAAAATCCAACTGCGGAGCAGGGCTAG